A part of Winslowiella toletana genomic DNA contains:
- the rpoH gene encoding RNA polymerase sigma factor RpoH yields MTKEMQTLAIAPLGNLESYIRAANVWPMLSAEEEKALAERLHYQGDLDAAKTLILSHLRFVVHVARNYSGYGLPQADLIQEGNIGLMKAVRRFNPEVGVRLVSFAVHWIKAEIHEYVLRNWRIVKVATTKAQRKLFFNLRKTKQRLGWFNQDEVEMVARELGVSSKDVREMESRMAAQDMTFDLSSDDESSEGKSMAPVLYLQDKTSDFADGIEEDNWDNHAADKLTNAMEGLDERSQHIIRARWLDDDNKTTLQELADQYGVSAERVRQLEKNAMKKLRLAIEA; encoded by the coding sequence ATGACCAAAGAAATGCAAACTTTAGCTATCGCACCTTTAGGTAACCTGGAATCCTATATCCGGGCTGCTAACGTCTGGCCGATGTTGTCAGCGGAAGAAGAGAAGGCGCTTGCTGAACGGCTGCATTACCAGGGCGATCTGGATGCAGCTAAGACGCTGATCCTGTCTCACCTGCGCTTTGTTGTTCATGTCGCTCGCAACTATTCAGGCTACGGCCTGCCGCAGGCAGACTTGATTCAGGAAGGTAATATCGGCCTGATGAAAGCGGTGCGCCGCTTTAACCCTGAGGTGGGCGTACGTCTGGTGTCGTTTGCCGTTCACTGGATTAAAGCCGAGATTCACGAATACGTGCTGCGTAACTGGCGCATCGTGAAGGTCGCTACCACCAAAGCACAGCGTAAGCTATTCTTCAACCTGCGTAAAACCAAGCAGCGTCTGGGCTGGTTTAATCAGGATGAGGTGGAAATGGTGGCGCGTGAGCTGGGCGTTTCCAGTAAAGACGTGCGTGAAATGGAATCGCGGATGGCCGCGCAGGATATGACCTTCGATCTGTCGTCGGATGATGAATCCAGCGAAGGTAAATCGATGGCGCCAGTGCTGTATCTGCAGGATAAAACCTCTGACTTTGCCGATGGCATTGAAGAGGATAACTGGGATAACCACGCTGCTGATAAGCTGACCAATGCGATGGAAGGTCTGGATGAGCGTAGTCAGCATATTATCCGCGCGCGCTGGCTGGATGACGATAACAAAACCACGCTACAGGAACTGGCCGATCAGTACGGTGTTTCCGCAGAGCGTGTACGTCAGCTGGAGAAAAACGCGATGAAGAAATTACGACTGGCGATTGAAGCGTAA
- a CDS encoding sn-glycerol-3-phosphate import ATP-binding protein UgpC produces the protein MAGVKLQAVTKSYDGKNAVIQPLNVTINDGEFMVMVGPSGCGKSTLLRMVAGLERVTSGDIWIDSQRVTDLEPKDRGIAMVFQNYALYPHMSVEQNMAYGLKIRGMGKEQIRQRVLEAARSLELDALLQRRPRELSGGQRQRVAMGRAIVREPAVFLFDEPLSNLDARLRVQMRLELQLLHRRLNTTSLYVTHDQVEAMTLAQRVMVMNKGVVEQLGTPVEVYERPATRFVASFIGAPSMNLLEGSINHDGTRFALSPGLALPLPQAKTKWANRPLTLGVRPEHIQLSTREADGIPLVVETLEMLGADNLAHGKWGGNNVVVRLPHTERPEPGSSLWLHLPANALHFFDSITGMRLE, from the coding sequence ATGGCAGGCGTAAAACTTCAGGCGGTGACCAAATCTTATGACGGCAAAAATGCGGTCATTCAGCCACTTAATGTCACGATAAATGATGGCGAATTTATGGTGATGGTTGGTCCATCCGGCTGCGGCAAATCGACGCTGTTGCGTATGGTGGCCGGACTGGAACGCGTGACTTCCGGTGATATCTGGATCGACAGCCAGCGGGTGACCGATCTGGAACCGAAAGATCGTGGCATTGCGATGGTATTTCAGAACTACGCGCTCTATCCCCATATGAGTGTGGAACAGAATATGGCTTACGGCCTGAAAATCCGCGGCATGGGCAAGGAGCAGATTCGCCAGCGGGTGCTGGAAGCGGCGCGTAGTCTCGAGCTGGATGCGCTGTTACAGCGCCGTCCGCGCGAGTTATCTGGCGGTCAGCGCCAGCGTGTGGCGATGGGGCGGGCGATTGTGCGCGAACCGGCGGTGTTTCTGTTTGATGAACCGCTGTCGAACCTTGATGCGCGCCTGCGCGTTCAGATGCGTCTGGAGCTGCAACTGCTGCATCGCCGTCTGAATACCACCAGTCTGTATGTTACCCACGATCAGGTTGAAGCGATGACGCTGGCGCAGCGGGTGATGGTGATGAACAAAGGGGTTGTCGAGCAGCTGGGCACGCCGGTGGAAGTGTATGAGCGTCCGGCGACGCGTTTTGTCGCCAGCTTTATTGGCGCACCGTCGATGAACCTGCTGGAAGGCAGCATTAACCATGACGGTACGCGTTTTGCGCTGTCGCCGGGCCTTGCGCTGCCGCTGCCGCAGGCTAAAACTAAATGGGCGAACCGGCCATTGACGCTGGGCGTGCGTCCGGAGCATATTCAGCTATCAACGCGTGAAGCCGATGGTATTCCGCTGGTCGTAGAGACGCTGGAGATGCTGGGCGCCGATAATCTGGCGCACGGCAAATGGGGCGGCAACAACGTGGTTGTGCGCCTGCCGCATACTGAGCGACCAGAGCCTGGCAGCAGCTTATGGCTGCATCTGCCGGCAAACGCGCTACACTTTTTTGATTCAATTACAGGAATGCGTCTGGAATGA
- the livG gene encoding high-affinity branched-chain amino acid ABC transporter ATP-binding protein LivG translates to MSQPLLAVDGLMMRFGGLLAVNNVKLELHPQEIVSLIGPNGAGKTTVFNCLTGFYRPTGGTIKLRDQHLEGLPGQKIARMGIVRTFQHVRLFREMTVIENLLVAQHQHLKSGVFSGLLKTPAFRKSESDALDRAAAWLQRVGLLEMANRQAGNLAYGQQRRLEIARCMVTQPEILMLDEPAAGLNPRETHELDELIAELRGEHKVSVLLIEHDMKLVMGISDRIYVVNQGTPLANGKPEEIRNNPDVIRAYLGEA, encoded by the coding sequence ATGAGTCAGCCTTTGTTAGCAGTAGATGGCCTGATGATGCGCTTTGGCGGCCTGCTGGCGGTCAACAATGTAAAGCTGGAACTGCATCCGCAGGAGATCGTTTCGCTGATTGGGCCAAACGGTGCCGGTAAAACCACGGTGTTTAACTGCCTCACCGGCTTTTACCGGCCGACCGGCGGCACCATCAAGCTGCGAGATCAGCATCTGGAAGGTCTGCCGGGGCAGAAGATTGCCCGCATGGGGATTGTGCGCACCTTCCAGCATGTGCGTCTGTTCCGCGAAATGACGGTGATTGAAAACCTGTTAGTGGCGCAGCATCAGCATCTGAAAAGCGGCGTATTTTCCGGCCTGCTGAAAACCCCGGCGTTTCGTAAAAGCGAAAGCGACGCGCTGGATCGTGCCGCTGCCTGGTTGCAGCGCGTCGGTTTGCTGGAGATGGCTAACCGTCAGGCGGGTAATCTGGCTTATGGTCAGCAACGCCGGCTGGAAATTGCCCGCTGCATGGTGACGCAGCCGGAGATCCTGATGCTTGACGAACCGGCCGCCGGTCTTAATCCGCGTGAAACCCACGAACTGGATGAGCTGATTGCCGAACTGCGTGGTGAGCATAAGGTGTCAGTGCTGTTAATTGAACACGATATGAAGCTGGTAATGGGAATTTCCGACCGTATTTATGTGGTCAATCAGGGAACGCCGCTGGCGAATGGCAAACCGGAAGAGATCCGCAATAACCCGGATGTTATCCGCGCATATTTAGGTGAGGCGTAA
- the livF gene encoding high-affinity branched-chain amino acid ABC transporter ATP-binding protein LivF → MANPILTLSNVSTHYGKIQALHDVSLHINQGEIVTLIGANGAGKTTLLGTLCGEPRATTGSISFDGKEITDWQTARIMREAIAIVPEGRRVFSRMTVEENLAMGGFFAEKKQYQERIQRVYALFPRLLERRVQRAGTMSGGEQQMLAIGRALMSQPRLLLLDEPSLGLAPIIIQQIFDTIEQLRKEGMTIFLVEQNANQALKLADRGYVLENGHVVLEDTGDALLANEAVRSAYLGG, encoded by the coding sequence ATGGCGAACCCGATTTTAACCTTAAGCAACGTCAGTACCCATTACGGCAAAATCCAGGCGTTGCATGATGTCAGTCTGCATATCAATCAGGGGGAGATTGTGACCCTGATTGGCGCCAACGGCGCCGGTAAAACCACGCTGCTCGGCACCCTGTGCGGCGAACCGCGCGCCACCACCGGCAGCATCAGCTTTGACGGTAAAGAGATTACCGACTGGCAAACGGCGCGCATTATGCGTGAAGCGATTGCCATCGTACCGGAAGGGCGTCGCGTGTTTTCACGCATGACGGTGGAAGAGAATCTGGCGATGGGCGGTTTCTTTGCGGAGAAGAAACAGTATCAGGAGCGTATTCAGCGCGTTTATGCACTGTTTCCGCGCCTGCTGGAGCGCCGTGTGCAGCGTGCCGGCACCATGTCCGGCGGTGAGCAGCAGATGCTGGCGATTGGCCGTGCGCTGATGAGCCAGCCGCGTCTGTTGCTGCTGGATGAGCCATCGCTGGGTCTGGCGCCGATTATTATCCAGCAGATTTTTGACACCATTGAGCAATTGCGCAAAGAGGGCATGACCATCTTCCTGGTGGAGCAGAATGCCAATCAGGCGCTGAAGCTGGCCGACCGTGGCTACGTGCTGGAAAATGGCCATGTGGTGCTGGAAGATACCGGCGACGCGTTGCTGGCTAATGAGGCGGTCAGAAGCGCTTATCTCGGCGGCTAA
- the ugpB gene encoding sn-glycerol-3-phosphate ABC transporter substrate-binding protein UgpB yields MSSTTFRHTALSIVLGFALSGQALAATDIPFWHSMDGELGKEVDSLAQRFNQAHPDYKIVPVYKGKYDQSLAAGIAAVRTGTAPAILQVYEVGTATMMASQAIKPVYDVFKDAGITFDESQFVPTVSGYYSDAKTGHLISQPFNSSTPVLYYNKDAFKKAGLDPEQPPKTWQDLAAYSSKLRAAGMKCGYASGWQGWIQIENFSAWHALPVATQNNGFSGTDAVLEFNKPVQVRHIQLLADMNKKGDFTYFGRKDESTEKFYSGDCAITTASSGSLADIRHYAKFNYGVGMMPYDATVPEAPQNAIIGGASLWVMKGKDASTYKGVAEFMQFLAQPEIAAEWHQKTGYLPITTAAYELTRKSGFYDKNPGADIATRQMLNKPPLPFTKGMRLGNMPQIRTIVDEELEGVWTGKKTPQAALDTSVERGNLLLRRFEQQVK; encoded by the coding sequence ATGTCATCCACCACATTTCGTCATACCGCACTGAGTATCGTGCTGGGATTCGCGCTGTCCGGCCAGGCTCTGGCTGCAACCGACATCCCATTCTGGCACTCCATGGACGGCGAGTTAGGGAAAGAGGTTGATTCTCTGGCTCAGCGTTTTAACCAGGCTCACCCTGATTACAAAATTGTCCCGGTATATAAAGGCAAATATGACCAGAGCCTGGCGGCAGGTATCGCTGCCGTGCGTACCGGCACCGCGCCAGCCATTTTGCAGGTATACGAAGTGGGCACCGCGACGATGATGGCGTCCCAGGCCATTAAGCCGGTGTATGACGTATTTAAAGATGCAGGCATCACCTTTGATGAGTCGCAGTTTGTACCGACGGTATCCGGTTACTACAGCGACGCCAAAACCGGCCATCTGATTTCCCAGCCGTTTAACAGCTCCACCCCGGTGCTGTACTACAACAAAGATGCATTTAAAAAAGCCGGGCTGGATCCGGAACAGCCACCGAAAACCTGGCAGGATCTGGCCGCTTATAGCAGCAAACTGCGTGCCGCTGGCATGAAGTGCGGCTACGCCAGTGGCTGGCAGGGCTGGATTCAGATCGAAAACTTCAGCGCCTGGCATGCCCTGCCGGTCGCCACGCAGAATAATGGCTTTAGCGGCACCGATGCGGTACTGGAGTTCAATAAACCGGTTCAGGTTCGTCATATCCAGCTGCTGGCCGATATGAATAAGAAGGGTGATTTCACCTATTTTGGCCGCAAAGATGAGTCCACCGAGAAGTTCTACAGCGGTGACTGTGCGATCACCACCGCCTCTTCCGGTTCGCTGGCCGATATCCGCCACTACGCCAAATTTAACTACGGTGTCGGCATGATGCCTTACGACGCCACCGTGCCGGAAGCGCCGCAAAACGCCATTATCGGCGGCGCCAGCCTGTGGGTGATGAAAGGCAAAGATGCCAGCACTTACAAAGGTGTAGCCGAGTTTATGCAGTTCCTCGCGCAGCCGGAAATCGCCGCGGAATGGCATCAGAAAACCGGCTATCTGCCGATCACCACCGCCGCTTATGAGCTGACGCGCAAATCGGGCTTCTATGACAAAAACCCGGGCGCCGATATCGCCACCCGTCAGATGCTGAACAAGCCGCCATTACCTTTCACCAAAGGGATGCGTTTAGGCAATATGCCGCAGATTCGCACCATTGTTGATGAAGAGCTGGAAGGCGTGTGGACCGGTAAGAAAACACCACAAGCGGCTCTGGATACCTCAGTTGAACGCGGCAACCTGCTGCTGCGTCGCTTTGAACAACAGGTGAAATAA
- the ugpE gene encoding sn-glycerol-3-phosphate ABC transporter permease UgpE — MIENRPGLTFFSHTILILGILTILFPLYVAFVAATLDNVAIYQVPMTLIPGGHLWENISTIWHNGVSSNSAPIGVLLLNSTIMSLAITTGKISISMLSAFALVWFRFPLRTFFFWMIFITLMLPVEVRIFPTVEVIANLKLLDSYTGLTLPLMASATATFLFRQFFMSLPDELLEAARIDGASPMRFFWDIVLPLSKTNLAALFVITFIYGWNQYLWPILITSDNSMGTAVAGIRTMISSGDGSTQWNLVMAAMLMTLIPPVVVVMVMQRAFVRGLVESEK, encoded by the coding sequence ATGATCGAAAATCGCCCCGGGCTGACTTTTTTCAGCCACACCATCCTTATCCTTGGCATTCTGACCATTCTGTTTCCGCTGTATGTGGCGTTTGTCGCCGCGACGCTGGATAACGTCGCCATCTACCAGGTGCCGATGACGCTGATCCCTGGCGGCCATCTGTGGGAAAACATCAGCACCATCTGGCATAACGGCGTCAGCAGCAACAGCGCACCGATTGGCGTGTTGCTGCTCAACAGCACCATTATGTCGCTGGCGATTACCACCGGAAAAATCAGCATCTCGATGCTGTCGGCGTTTGCGCTGGTGTGGTTCCGTTTTCCGCTGCGCACCTTCTTTTTCTGGATGATTTTTATCACCCTGATGTTGCCGGTCGAAGTGCGTATTTTCCCGACGGTGGAAGTGATCGCTAATCTGAAGCTGCTGGACAGCTACACCGGCCTTACGCTGCCGCTAATGGCCTCTGCTACCGCGACTTTCCTGTTCCGCCAGTTCTTTATGTCGCTGCCGGATGAACTGCTGGAGGCGGCACGTATCGATGGCGCCAGCCCGATGCGCTTCTTCTGGGATATCGTATTGCCGCTGTCCAAAACCAATCTGGCGGCGCTGTTTGTTATCACCTTTATCTACGGCTGGAATCAGTATCTGTGGCCGATTCTGATCACCAGTGACAACAGTATGGGCACGGCGGTGGCGGGCATTCGCACCATGATCTCCAGCGGCGATGGTTCCACTCAGTGGAATCTGGTGATGGCCGCAATGTTAATGACGTTAATTCCACCGGTGGTGGTGGTGATGGTAATGCAGCGCGCCTTTGTGCGTGGGCTGGTTGAGAGTGAGAAATAG
- the livH gene encoding high-affinity branched-chain amino acid ABC transporter permease LivH, translating into MSEQFLYFLQQMFNGVTLGSTYALIAIGYTMVYGIIGMINFAHGEVYMIGSYVSFIVIAALMMMGIDVGWILIGAGFIMAIVIASAYGWSIERVAYKPVRSSKRLIALISAIGMSIFLQNYVSLTQGSRDLALPSLITGQWTLGESNGFAATISAMQLVIWSVTFLAMLALTVFIRYSRMGRACRACAEDLKMASLLGINTDRVISLTFVIGAAMAAVAGVLLGQFYGVINPYIGFMAGMKAFTAAVLGGIGSIPGAMLGGLILGIAEALTSAYLSTEYKDAVSFALLIVVLLVMPTGILGRPEVEKV; encoded by the coding sequence ATGTCCGAGCAGTTTCTCTACTTTCTGCAGCAAATGTTCAACGGCGTGACGTTGGGCAGCACCTATGCGCTGATTGCCATTGGCTACACCATGGTTTACGGCATTATCGGCATGATCAACTTCGCTCACGGCGAAGTGTATATGATCGGCAGCTACGTCTCGTTTATTGTTATCGCCGCGTTGATGATGATGGGCATTGATGTCGGCTGGATCCTGATCGGCGCCGGTTTCATTATGGCGATTGTGATCGCCAGCGCCTATGGCTGGAGTATTGAGCGCGTGGCTTATAAGCCGGTCCGCTCCTCCAAGCGCCTGATTGCGCTGATCTCAGCCATCGGGATGTCGATATTTTTGCAAAACTACGTCAGCCTGACACAAGGCTCACGCGATCTGGCGCTGCCGAGCCTGATCACCGGGCAGTGGACGCTGGGTGAAAGCAACGGTTTCGCCGCCACCATCTCCGCCATGCAGCTGGTGATCTGGTCGGTCACCTTCCTTGCGATGCTGGCCCTGACGGTATTTATCCGCTATTCCCGTATGGGCCGCGCCTGTCGCGCCTGTGCCGAAGACCTGAAAATGGCCAGCCTGCTGGGGATTAACACTGACCGCGTGATCTCGCTGACCTTTGTTATTGGCGCGGCGATGGCGGCCGTGGCTGGGGTATTACTGGGCCAGTTCTACGGTGTGATTAACCCCTATATCGGCTTTATGGCCGGGATGAAAGCCTTCACCGCGGCGGTTCTGGGCGGCATTGGCAGTATCCCTGGCGCGATGCTGGGCGGCCTGATTCTGGGTATCGCTGAAGCCCTGACTTCCGCTTACCTGAGTACCGAATATAAAGATGCAGTCTCCTTCGCGCTGCTGATCGTGGTGTTGCTGGTGATGCCGACCGGTATCCTTGGTCGTCCGGAGGTGGAAAAAGTATGA
- a CDS encoding high-affinity branched-chain amino acid ABC transporter permease LivM has product MKQLNLVNAMVSALMLLILAAFFMGLRLNLDGTQLVVNNAGSVRWNWIAVGCAVVFFFQLMRPMMQSGLKKISSPAFVLPGFDGSTPKQKLLALALIIAAVVWPFVVSRGTVDIATLTLIYVMLGLGLNVVVGLSGLLVLGYGGFYAIGAYTFALLNHYYGLGFWQCLPLAGLVSAMFGLLLGFPVLRLRGDYLAIVTLGFGEIVRILLLNNTEITGGPNGISQIPKPTFFGLEFNRSVRDGGWDTFHNFFGLQYDPGDRIIFLYMVAVLLVVLTLFVINRLLRMPLGRAWEALREDEIACRSLGLSPRRIKLTAFTISAAFAGFAGTLFAARQGFVSPESFTFAESAFVLAIVVLGGMGSQFAVILAAILLVVSREMMRDLNEYSMLVLGGLMVLMMIWRPQGLLPMQRPQLKLKRDAKGEQA; this is encoded by the coding sequence ATGAAACAGCTTAACCTGGTCAATGCCATGGTCTCGGCGTTGATGCTGCTGATTCTGGCCGCCTTTTTTATGGGGCTGCGTCTGAACCTTGATGGTACGCAGCTGGTGGTCAATAACGCCGGTAGCGTGCGCTGGAACTGGATTGCCGTTGGTTGTGCGGTGGTGTTTTTCTTCCAGCTGATGCGTCCGATGATGCAAAGCGGCCTGAAGAAAATCTCCAGCCCGGCTTTTGTGCTGCCGGGTTTTGATGGCTCCACGCCGAAGCAAAAACTGCTGGCGCTGGCGCTGATTATTGCTGCGGTAGTCTGGCCATTTGTGGTGTCGCGCGGCACGGTGGATATCGCCACCCTGACGCTGATCTACGTGATGCTTGGCCTCGGCCTGAATGTGGTGGTGGGCTTATCTGGCCTGCTGGTGCTGGGCTACGGCGGCTTTTACGCGATTGGCGCCTATACCTTTGCGCTGCTGAATCACTATTACGGCCTTGGCTTCTGGCAGTGTCTGCCGCTGGCGGGGCTGGTGTCGGCAATGTTTGGCCTGCTGCTGGGCTTCCCGGTATTGCGCCTGCGCGGCGACTATCTGGCGATTGTCACCCTTGGCTTCGGCGAAATCGTACGTATCCTGTTGCTGAATAACACCGAGATTACCGGTGGCCCTAACGGCATCAGCCAGATCCCGAAACCGACCTTCTTTGGCCTGGAGTTCAACCGCAGCGTTCGCGATGGCGGCTGGGATACCTTCCATAATTTCTTTGGCCTGCAATATGATCCGGGCGACCGCATTATCTTCCTGTATATGGTAGCGGTACTGCTGGTGGTGCTGACCCTGTTTGTGATTAATCGCTTACTGCGTATGCCGCTGGGCCGCGCGTGGGAAGCGTTGCGGGAAGATGAGATTGCCTGTCGATCGCTGGGTCTCAGCCCGCGTCGCATCAAACTCACTGCTTTTACCATCAGCGCCGCCTTTGCCGGGTTTGCCGGTACGCTGTTTGCGGCGCGCCAGGGATTTGTCAGCCCGGAATCCTTCACCTTTGCCGAATCCGCCTTTGTGCTGGCGATTGTGGTGCTCGGTGGCATGGGATCGCAGTTTGCGGTGATCCTCGCGGCGATTCTGCTGGTGGTATCGCGCGAAATGATGCGTGATCTGAATGAATACAGCATGTTAGTGCTGGGTGGTCTGATGGTGCTGATGATGATCTGGCGTCCACAGGGCCTGCTGCCGATGCAGCGCCCGCAGCTGAAGCTGAAACGTGACGCAAAAGGAGAGCAGGCATGA
- the ugpA gene encoding sn-glycerol-3-phosphate ABC transporter permease UgpA, which translates to MSSVRPGFRTSWLPYLLVLPQLLITAIFFIWPAGEALWYSVQSVDPFGLSSHFVGLANFTQLFNDEYYLASFWTTLIFSGLVTGCGLLISLFFAALVDYVVRLKGFYQTMLLLPYAVAPAIAAVLWMFLFNPGLGLITHFLGLLGYDWNHAQNSGQAMFLVVLASVWQQVSYNFLFFFAALQSIPRSLVEAAAIDGAGPVRRFFHLSLPLIAPVSFFLLVVNLVYAFFDTFPVIDAATAGGPVQSTTTLIYKIYREGFTGLDLSSSAAQSVVLMLLVIALTVIQFRYVERKVRYQ; encoded by the coding sequence ATGTCCTCTGTTCGTCCTGGTTTTCGTACCAGCTGGTTACCCTATCTGCTGGTGTTGCCACAACTGCTGATCACCGCGATCTTCTTTATCTGGCCCGCCGGTGAAGCACTATGGTATTCAGTGCAGAGCGTCGACCCTTTCGGCTTATCCAGCCATTTTGTCGGGCTGGCAAACTTCACCCAGCTATTTAACGATGAATATTATCTCGCCTCATTCTGGACTACGCTGATCTTTAGCGGACTGGTGACCGGCTGTGGTCTGCTGATTTCGCTGTTTTTCGCCGCGCTGGTTGACTATGTGGTGCGCCTGAAAGGTTTCTATCAGACGATGCTGCTGCTGCCCTATGCGGTCGCGCCCGCCATCGCTGCGGTGCTGTGGATGTTTCTGTTTAACCCCGGCCTGGGTCTGATTACCCATTTTCTTGGTCTGCTGGGTTACGACTGGAACCATGCGCAAAACAGTGGCCAGGCGATGTTCCTGGTGGTGCTGGCTTCGGTCTGGCAGCAGGTAAGTTACAACTTTCTGTTCTTCTTTGCCGCGTTGCAGTCAATACCGCGTTCACTGGTGGAAGCCGCCGCGATTGATGGCGCCGGTCCGGTACGCCGCTTCTTCCATTTGTCACTGCCGCTGATTGCGCCAGTGAGCTTCTTCCTGCTGGTGGTCAATCTGGTTTACGCCTTCTTCGATACCTTCCCGGTGATCGATGCCGCGACGGCGGGCGGCCCGGTGCAGTCCACCACCACGCTGATCTACAAAATTTATCGTGAAGGCTTTACCGGTCTGGATCTCTCCTCATCAGCCGCACAATCGGTGGTGCTGATGTTACTGGTGATTGCGCTGACGGTAATCCAGTTCCGCTATGTCGAGCGTAAGGTGCGTTACCAATGA
- a CDS encoding branched-chain amino acid ABC transporter substrate-binding protein, whose product MKISKGSAFLAGCVALAMSHAAMAKEIKVAIVGAMSGPVAQYGDMEFTGAKQAIADINAKGGVNGDKLVGVEYDDACDPKQAVAVANKVINDGIRYVIGHLCSSSTQPASDIYEDEGIVMITPAATNADLTTRGYKMIMRTTGLDSDQGPTAAKYILDEIKPQRIAVVHDKQQYGEGLARSVQESLKKAGGNVVLFEGVTAGDKDFSTLVARLKKENVDFVYFGGYYPEMGQILRQARAAGLKTGFMGPEGVGNSSLSNIAGAASEGMLVTLPKRYDQVPANKPIVDALKAKKLDPTGPFVWTTYAALQSLTTAMERSKSEEPEAIVKNLKEGQPVPTVMGDLSWDAKGDLKGFEFGVFKWHADGTSTAVK is encoded by the coding sequence ATGAAAATCAGTAAAGGTAGCGCGTTTCTGGCAGGTTGCGTTGCGTTGGCGATGAGCCACGCGGCAATGGCAAAAGAGATTAAAGTTGCCATCGTTGGGGCGATGTCCGGCCCGGTAGCGCAATATGGCGATATGGAATTCACTGGCGCCAAACAAGCCATCGCTGACATCAACGCTAAAGGTGGCGTTAACGGTGACAAACTGGTCGGCGTGGAATATGACGACGCCTGTGACCCGAAACAAGCCGTTGCGGTCGCTAACAAAGTGATTAACGACGGTATCCGTTATGTTATCGGCCACCTCTGCTCCTCATCGACGCAACCGGCTTCTGATATCTATGAAGATGAAGGTATCGTGATGATCACCCCGGCAGCCACCAATGCTGACCTGACCACCCGTGGTTATAAGATGATTATGCGTACCACTGGTCTGGACTCCGATCAGGGACCTACGGCGGCCAAATATATCCTTGATGAAATCAAACCGCAGCGTATCGCCGTGGTGCATGATAAGCAGCAGTACGGTGAAGGCCTCGCGCGTTCCGTGCAGGAGAGCCTGAAAAAAGCGGGCGGCAATGTGGTGCTGTTTGAAGGTGTGACTGCCGGTGATAAAGACTTCTCCACGCTGGTGGCGCGTCTGAAGAAAGAGAACGTCGATTTTGTTTACTTCGGCGGTTACTACCCGGAAATGGGCCAGATTCTGCGTCAGGCACGTGCTGCTGGCCTGAAAACCGGCTTTATGGGACCAGAGGGCGTGGGTAACTCCTCGCTGTCTAATATCGCCGGTGCCGCCTCTGAAGGCATGCTGGTTACCCTGCCGAAGCGCTATGACCAGGTTCCTGCCAACAAACCGATTGTTGATGCGCTGAAAGCGAAGAAACTGGATCCTACCGGTCCGTTTGTCTGGACGACCTACGCCGCGCTGCAATCACTGACCACCGCGATGGAACGTAGCAAAAGCGAAGAGCCGGAAGCGATCGTCAAAAACCTGAAGGAAGGCCAGCCGGTACCAACGGTAATGGGCGACCTGAGCTGGGACGCGAAAGGCGATCTGAAAGGCTTTGAGTTCGGCGTATTTAAATGGCATGCCGATGGCACTTCAACCGCGGTTAAGTAA
- the panM gene encoding aspartate 1-decarboxylase autocleavage activator PanM: protein MKLTIIRLQQFSVQDRLDLGKVWPEKEIAALEGTLDEQHRLYAARFNDRLLGALMLEIGGTQGRIYALQVREVTRRRGVGHYLLQETVAQNPAVSEWWIAQDGSEQPAVIAAFMQAAGFRQQADGWVKPGGENAAPKL from the coding sequence ATGAAACTGACCATCATACGGCTGCAACAATTCAGCGTGCAGGATCGACTGGATCTGGGCAAAGTGTGGCCGGAAAAGGAGATTGCGGCACTGGAAGGCACGCTGGATGAACAGCACCGGTTGTATGCCGCGCGCTTTAACGATCGACTGCTGGGAGCATTAATGCTGGAGATCGGCGGCACACAGGGGAGGATTTATGCCTTGCAGGTGCGTGAAGTAACCCGTCGTCGCGGTGTTGGTCACTATTTACTGCAAGAGACAGTGGCGCAGAATCCTGCCGTCAGCGAATGGTGGATTGCGCAGGATGGCAGTGAACAACCAGCGGTAATCGCAGCTTTTATGCAGGCTGCTGGTTTTCGTCAACAGGCGGATGGTTGGGTTAAACCGGGCGGCGAGAACGCCGCCCCTAAATTGTAG